Part of the Microbacterium immunditiarum genome is shown below.
AAGCCGCGGTAATGGCGATCGACTACGACCAGATGTCCGAGGTGCTCTTCGATGGGCAGATGGAACGATCGGAGACCCCGATCGGGAAGGGCTCGGCGTATTACAGCGAGAAAGCTGCGGAAGCATTCCCGGATACCGACCAGGAAGCCGCGAAGAAGCTGGTAGAGGAATACGTCGCCGACGGCGGAGACCCGTCGTTCACGTTGGAGGGCGGTAACTCGGCGTCTGCTGTCAAGACCCAGCAGTTCCTGCAGGCGCAATGGGAGGCAGTCGGCATGAACGTCGAGCTGAAGCAGCACGACCTCGCCACCTTGATCAAGGAGATCCGAGAGGTCAACTTCAACATCTCATCGAAGGGCTTTCACGGGTCGTCGCAACCGTATCCGCTTCTCGAGGAGCTTTTCGAGACGGGCGCATATTCCAACTTGAACAGGTACTCCAGCCCCAAGATGGACGAGCTCCTGGAGCAGGCGCGGAGCGCCACGAGCGAAGAAGAGCGTATTCGGCTCTATAACGAGGTCCAAGTTCTCGCGAATGAGGATGTGGTGAACCTGTGGTACGCGCCCGGGTTCCTTGGCCTGATCTCGAAGACGTATGTCCACGGTGTCGTACGAGGGTCGTCTGGCCCGACCTATTTCGCCGAAATCTGGGTGGAGTAGGCGAACAGCCTGACTTCGGGGCAGGGACCGACCAGCAGACGAGTTCGGCAGAGACATAGGTGGAATCGTGATGCAGAAATACGGGAACTTCCGTGCACTCTGCACCGTCATAGCCCAGAAGTGCGGCGGGAACAGTCTTAGATGAGAGCGATTACTCAGCGAGCCCTACACCTCTTCGCGGTCCTCGTCGTGGCCACGTTCGCCACTTTCTCCTTGGTTGATCTCATTCCGGGAGACGCCGCGGAGATCGTGGCGGGCGAGGGCGCGACCGAGGACCAAGTGGACGCGGTCCGGGAGCGTCTCGGCTTGAACCAACCCATGTTGGTCCGCTATGGGGCGTGGATACTCAATGTCCTTCAGGGCGATCTCGGGAGGTCTTACGTCACCAATCAGTCGGTGGCCGACACGCTGCTCGCCCGATTCCCGGTCTCCTTGGAGATCGCTTTGGTCTCGCAGGCGATCGCGTTGGCGATAGCGATTCCCTGGGCGCTGTACTCCGCGTACCGCGAGAACGGGTGGTTCGACCGGATTGGTGGGGTCCTCGGATTCGGAGGCCTCGCGACTCCGAGCTTCGTTCTCGGGCTGGTGCTCATCTACATCTTCGCCGGAGGTGTGCTCTCGATATTTCCGGCGACGGGTTACGTGAGTTTCGACGAGGATCCCTTGCGGAACTTGTGGAGCATCGCGCTGCCGGTGATGTGTCTTGTGCCCGCTGAAGCGGCCGTGTACCGACAGGTGCTGAGGTCCGACGCCATATCGACCCTCCGGGAGAACTTCGTGCTGATGGCGAAATCGAAGGGCCTCCCCCCGGGCCAAGTCCTGCGCGGGCACGTGCTGCGACCGTCATCTCTCTCGTTGATCACCATCGCAGGGGTGAGCATCGGTGGAGTCATCGGTGGCACCGTGATCGTGGAGACGATGTTCGCGGTGCCGGGAATGGGGGCTCTTCTCGCACAGTCCGTCAATGAACGGGACTTCATGATGCTGCAGGGCGCGCTCCTGGTGATCTGCGTCGTGTACGTCGTCGTCAACCTGCTGGTCGATGTGGGATATATCCTCCTGGACCCGAGAGCGCGGAACTCATGACAACAACCAATCGAGCGCTGAGCCGGTCGGACATCCCCCTGGGTGCGGAGACGGATGTCGCTCGCAAGAGGCGGTTCCATCGGCGGGGATGGCGCCTGTCGAAGCGGCCGGACCCGGTCCTCGTCATCGCGATCGTCTGGCTGTCCGCGCTGATATTCGCCGGCGTCTTCGCGGACGTGCTGCCGATCGCGAATCCGACTCTTCCTGACTATGACAATCTGGGCGGACCGCCGTCGCTCGCACATCCTCTCGGCGGGGACTATCTGGGGCGTGACATCCTCTCCCGGGCCATCTACGGGGCCCGCGTCGATCTGGTGCTGGGCTTCTTCGCAGTCCTGATCAGTGTTCTTGTAGGGAGCACCCTCGGAGTGATCGCCGGATACCGCGGAGGGCACTTCGGGCGAGTGGTGATGGTCATGACCGACGTGATCCTGGCCTTTCCTGCGCTGGTTTTCATCATCGCGATCGTCGCCGTGTTCGGCTCCAGCCTCCTCATCTTGATCCTGGCGTTGGGCTTGCTGGGCATCCCGAGCTTCATCCGGATCTCGCGGGCCCACACCATGGTGCTGCGCAAGCGGGAGTTCGTCATGGCTGCGCGCGCATACGGCGCCAAGCCGGTGCGCATCGTCCTGCGAGAAATCGTCCCCAGCCTGGTGCTGCCGATCGCGGCGTATGCGTTCGTGATCATCGGCGTGTTCATCGTCGCGGCCGGCGCGCTGAGTTTCCTCGGCTTGGGAGTGCCGCCTCCGACACCGACGTGGGGAAGCATGATCGCCGAGGGAAGGGCCGACCTGATCACCCATCCCCACGCCGCACTCATGCCTGCCGCGGTGATGTTCATGACCGTGCTATCGGCGAACATCATCGGCCAGCATCTGCAGGGCCGGGTCGATATTAGGGAGACAGTTCTGTGAGCGACGACATGAAGACCGGTTCGATGCTCCTTCACGCCGATGACGTCTCTGTTCGATTCACGACGGGGAGAGGCACGATCACGGCCGTCGACGGTGCCTCTTTCTCTCTTGCGCACGGAGAAGGCCTGGGAATTGTCGGCGAGACGGGTTCGGGAAAGACCATTCTCACCCGCAGGGTCATGGGGCTGGTGGGGCCGGGCCGCAATACCGTCCTCTCTGGAAAAGTCACGATGGACGGCACAGAGCTGACGCGATTGAGCCCGAAGAAGCTGAGGGACTACTGGGGCAGAGAGATCGCAGTGATTCTGCAGGACCCGATGACGTCGCTGAACCCGGTCAGGCGGGTCGGCAGTCAACTCATGGAGTCCGTGCGATATCGCCGCCGGTTGAGCCGAAACGAGGCGCGCAAGCTCGCGATCGAGTTGTTCCGCTCGGTAGGCCTTCCTGACGCGGAGCGTCAGCTCCGCAGGTTCCCGCACGAGCTGTCCGGCGGAATGAGACAGAGGGTCGCCATCGCCATCGCGCTCGCATCCGAGCCCCGTGTCCTTCTGGCCGACGAGCCGACGACCGCACTGGACGTCACGGTTGCCGCCAGGATCCTCGACCTGCTCAGCAGAAAGCAGCTTGAGGCGGGGATGGCGATGATCCTGGTGAGCCACGATCTCCGGGCGGTCCGCGGACGCACTGACCGGGTCATCGTCATGTATGCAGGGCAAATCGTCGAGTCCGCGCCGACCTCGGTGCTGTTCGCCGATCCCAAGGTCCCCTACAGCCGTGCCCTGCTGGACTCCGTGCCGCCTCGCTCCGGCCCGAACCACGTCCGGCTCCAGGCTGTTCCCGGAAAGCCGCCGGACCCGATCAACCCCCCTCGAGGCTGTCGGTTCAGCCCGAGATGTCCCTACGCACAGGAGAAGTGCGTGGCCGAGGCGCCGCCATTGACGGCGACGAAGGAAGGCGACCGCCTCTACCGATGCTGGTTCCCGCTCGGGACCCCCGAGGGGGAGAAGGCGCGCAAGGTCAATCTGGAACGAGGGAGGACGGCGACTGGGCTCGCGCTCGTCCCGGTCGAGGGGGTGTACCACTGATGGCAGGATCAGGACACGCAAGTCTGAGAGACCCTGCGGAAGAGGATATTCCGTTGCAGGTCAAGGACCTGGTGGTGGAGTTCAACGTCGGGCGGGGCCGGACGGTCCACGCGGTGTCCAACATCAGCTTCGACATCGCTCGGGGAGAGACCCTGGGACTCGTCGGCGAGTCAGGTTGCGGCAAATCGACGACGGCCCGGGCGATCGCCGGGCTCCTCAAATCGAAGTCCGGTTCGATCACCTTCGAAGGGCAAGAGCTGACGAGTCTGGCGCCCGCGCAGCTGCGATCGATCCGGCCTCGTATGCAGGTCGTGTTTCAGGACCCGATCTCCTCGCTGAACCCGAGGAGGCGAGTGAGGGACATCGTCGGGGACCCCCTTCAGGTGTGGGGAAGGAAGGACCCGGGAGGCGAGCTGGTGTCCCGCTCCCTCGAAGCAGTCGGCCTGGATCCCGATCTCGTCGGGGATCGTCTGGCACATCAGCTCTCGGGCGGACAGTGCCAGAGGGTATCGATCGCGCGCGCGCTCATCCTGTCGCCGGAGCTCCTGATCTGCGACGAGCCCGTCTCCGCCTTGGACGTGTCGGTGCAGGCGCAGGTGCTCAACCTGCTCGAGGACCTCAAGTCGAAGTTTGGACTCACGATGGTTTTCGTCTCCCACGACCTGGGCGTCGTCCGGAATGTGACGGACCGTACGGCGGTCATGTACCTGGGCAAGCTGTGCGAGATCCTTCCCTCTGTGGAGCTCTTCCACTTCCCTATGCATCCGTACACGGTCCTGCTTGCCAGTGCCTCCGACGACTCGTCGGACAGCGCGGGAATCGAGGTGAAGACGGACGAGATGCCCTCGGCGATGGCGCCTCCGGGCGGGTGCCGCTTTCGGACGCGATGTCCGTTCGCATCGAGCATCTGCGCGGAGGAGGAGCCGATGTTCCGGGAGCTGGGGCCGGGGCACTTCGTCGCGTGCCATCACCCGGTGACGATGCCCCGGACCATTCCTGTCAGAGCGGCGGAAGCCGTGGCGTCGTGATGAGAGCTCCCCACAGTCGCCACTCGATCGATTTATCGGAGGTTGTACCGCTTTGGTCAGCATGATGATGCAAGGAACCACAGAGTTCATCGCTCCCCGCGTGACGCTGGCGGGTCGCGGGACGACGGCGAAACTCGGAGAGTATCTCGTCCCGCGAGGGTTCACGACGAGTAGTGTCCTGGTGGTCGTGGACGACCACCTGCGCGACAACGAGGCCTATCTGCGACTCGAGCGGGGCCTCAGGCGTGCCGAGCTCAGCCCGACGGTGATAGGGGGGCTCGGCACGGAGCCTGATGACGGGCGCATCGACGAGGCAGCCGAGCGAGCCCGGGGCGTCGACTACGCATACGTCATCGGCGTCGGGGGCGGGTCAGTGATGGATGCCGCCAAGATGCTCGCTGTGCTGGTGCGGAACGGCGGGGGAGCGGCCGATTGGGTAGGTCCGATCGAGCCGCCCGGAGGCATCGCGCCGCTGGCGTTCGTGCCCTCCACGTGCGGAACGGGGGCAGAAGTGACTCGTGCCGCGATGGTGACGGTGGGAGGCGCGAAGAGGATCTCCGTGTCGTCCCGGTACCCGGGCGGACACGTCGTCCTCGACCCGGGGATCCTCGACGGGCTCCCGGCAGCGGTGATTGCCTCGACAGGGTTGGACGCGCTCGCTCATGCTGCGGAGGCGATGATGTCGAAGGATCGTTCCTGGAGCACCGTCCGGAACTCGGTGAGCGCGATCGAGAGCCTGGTCGCGAATATCGAGGCGGCAGTGCGCGGGGATCGCGACGCGCTCGAGGAGTGCTTCTACGCCTCACATGCGGCGGGGCTCGCTTTGAACGCCGGCGTGCAGCTGGGGCATTCGGTCGCCTATTGCATCGCCAATGTCGTCCACGTGCCCCACGGGATCGCCTCAGGGCTGGCGCTTCCGTACTGCATCGCATACAACTCGCGTGCGCTGGACGGCTCGAGCACGGGGAAAGTCCTCTCCCGTGCCGTGACCGGGGGTCTCGGTGACACTTTGTCCGACGCCAGCGCGAGTCTAGACGGCCTGCTCTCGCGCTTGTCCATGCCCAGATCCCTCTCCGACCTGGGGATTTCAGCGAGTGTCGCGCAAGGCATGGCCGACACCTGCTATGGGGACTATCCGCGCCCCGCCAATCCGGCACCACTGCTGTTGGCTTCGCTTCGAGACCTCTTCGCAGCGATGCACGCCGGGGACCTGCAGGCGGCCTTTTCCGCGAGCCCCGGTGCGGGCGACGGAGCATGATGGGCGCCCGCCAGAAAGGGGATGATGTGAGATCGCAACGGATTAGTCATATCAAGCAGCTGCTGGATCCCTCGAGCATCGCGGTCGTCGGAGCGTCCAACGACGCGGAGAAGATCGGGGGTCGTCCCCTGCAGATTCTGTCCCAGCGCGGATACGAGGGACGGCTCTACCCCGTGAACCCCAAGTACGAGACGATCCAGGGCCTGCCCGCGTACGCGGACATCTCCGACCTGCCTTCCGACGTCGAGATGTACATCTTCTGCGTGCCCGCACAGGCCACCGACGAACTGGTGGAGAAGGCGGCTGCGCACGGAGCGAAGGCGGGCGTGATACTCAGCGGCGGGTTCGCCGAGGTCGGTCCAGAGGGAGCTCGGCTGCAGGAGAGGCTGCGGCGGATCGCAAACGAGCACGATCTGGCATTGCTCGGCCCGAACAGTCTCGGGCTGGCCTCCTTCACGAACCGCGTTTGCGCGACGTTCGCGACCACCCTCAGCACGATGCCGTCCATCGAGCCGGGCGACGTCGCTTTGCTGTCGCAGAGCGGCGGGACCGCCTTCAACCTGTTCACCGAATCGTACTGGGCGGGCGCACGGTTCTCGCACGTCATCGCGACGGGCAACGAGGCGGGACTCGCCTTCGCCGACTACCTGTCGTTCCTGGCCACCGATGACGCCACGAAGTCGGTGGTCGGCTATCTGGAGGGCGTCAGCGATGGCGGGGAGCTCGCCGCAGCTCTCGAGGCGCTGCGCGCAGCGGGCAAACCGGTGTACCTGTTGAAGGCCGGCGTCTCGGAGCACGGTCGCCGCTCGGTCGCCTCTCATACCGCCCAGTTCGCGGGTGACGACTCGGCCTACGGCGCGCTTTTCGACCGCACGGGCGTCATACGACTGGAGAGCATGGACGATCTTGTCGACGTCTCGCGTGCACTCACCGTCTATCCGCGGACGGATCGCCTCGCGGTCGGCACGAACTCAGGTGGCGCGACGGCATACATCTCAGACGCGTGCGACCGTTTCGGCGTGCGCTTAGCGGATCTCTCTTCGGACACCGGGGCGGCGTTGGGGGCGCGCCTGCCGGCGTTCGCTGGATTGAGCAATCCCGTCGACTTCACTCCGCAAGTCATCACAGATCATGAGATCCTCGCCGACACGTTGCAGACGTTGGACGCCGATACCGACGTGGATGGTCTGCTCGTCTTCCTCGGCAGCATGGAGTACTTGCACGAAGAGCTGCTCGACGTGCTCGTGCGCACCCGCCCGACGCTTCGCAACCCGCTGTCGGTCGCCTGGTTGGGGGTCAGCGACGAGGTGAGGGCGAAGGCGGCGAAAGCCGGGCTGGCCGTCTCCGGGGATCCCCTGCGAATCGTGCGCGGCATAGGTATGGTTCAGCGTGGCCGGGAACGATTGGCTGACGAGATCGCCGTGATCGAGCCGGGAGAAGTCCCGGTCGACGTGACGGGGGTGCAGATCCCCGACCTCTCCCACTTGGACGAGGCCGCCGCGACCTCGCTTCTGGCTCAGTTGGGGACCCGGGTACCGGCGAGCATCGAGATCAGCCGCGAGCAGGATGCCGTCGCGGCCGCTGAGAGGATCGGGTATCCGGTCTTCCTGAAGCTCGTCGAGCCCTTCATCGCGCACCGGGCACGGGTGGGCGCCATCGTCGGCGGCATCCAGGATTCCACTCAGCTCGCCAACGCTCATCAGCGGCTGGTCGACTCGTTCGGTATGAGCCGAGGGATCGTGGTGGAAGAGATCCCGCCCGGCCCGGACCTGATGGTCGGTGTGATGAGTGACCGCACGTTCGGGACGCGGGCCGTAATCGGTGCCGGGGGGATCTGGGCCAACGAGATCGGTGATCTCCGCACGATCATCCCTCCCTACGATGCCCCCTATCTTCAGCGCGAGCTGGTCAAGCTGAGGATCTTCCCGCAGATCCAGGCTGCGGCAGCCGATATCGCGGCCTTGGCTCATGACCTCTCACGCGTCTTCCGTCGGCTGGATGCTCTCGTGAGATCCGGATCGCTCACCGAGTTCGAATGCAACCCGGTGCGAATCGTGGACGGGGAAGCCATCGTCCTGGACGCGCTCGCTTTGCGAGCAGGTGACCCCTCGTGAACGACGCCTCTTGGCACGTCGGAGGGCTCGACATCGCGACCGCCGTCGGGCATGCGAACGCCGAACGCATAGAGTTCCGTGAGCACGATCTTGTCGACGATCTCATGGGCGTCGTCGGGTACTCGGAGCTGCTGCTCCTCGCCGTCACGGGTCGTTCTCCGCTCCCCGAGCACGTGCGCGTCGCGGATGCCGTCCTCGTGTGTCTGGCCGACCACGGAATGCAGCCCAGTGCGCTGAGCGCCCGGCTCACGTACTTCTCCGCACCGGACGCCGTGCAGGGTGCGCTCGCGGCCGGGATTCTCGGCGCGGGGAGCTCCCTGCTCGGCTCCATGGAGCAGGCCGGCCGGCTGCTTGACACGATCGCGGCCGTGGTAGAGGGTGGCGCCCCGGAGGACGAGGCGGTCCGCGGCTGCGTGTCCTCGGTCCTGTCCGACGGAGGGAAGGTACCCGGATTCGGGCATCGCCTGCATCGGGCAGGTGACCCGCGCGCCGCCCGGCTTCTGCGCGTGGCGAGGGAGAACAATGTCGCCTCTGACGAGGTCCGGCGTCTGGAGCTGGTGGGTCAGTCCGTGGGCGATCGCACCGGCCGCACACTGCACGTCAATGCGACGGGCGCCGCTGCGGCCTTGCTACTAGGGATGGGGGTGCCATGGCAACTGCATCGCGGGTTCTCCGTCGCCAGCCGGATCGTCGGCCTCTTGGCGCATATCGGCGAGGAGATGACGAGGCCCGTGACGCCCGCCGTCCGTGACGCCCTTCGGAGCGCGAGCTGGCTCGTGGAGGACGAATGATCGAGAGAGCACTCAACCCTGTGCACGATCCAAGCGAGCTCATCGGACGCTCGACCTCCTGGGAGCGCTTCGACTGCGATCGATGGCGGTCGGAACGGGTCCGTACGTCATCGGGCCTGCAGGCGCCGAGATACATGCCGAGCGACGTCGGAGCGGAGCTCGTGCCTCCGGCCTTTCTCAGCGCGCAGTATGTCGATGCATTCGCGCTCGGAATACCCGATTCGCCCGTCCGACTGAATGGCGGGAACAGCTGCCGGTGGCATGCGGATGTACGAGTCGGCGACGCTCTGGAACGGCAGTCGTCCGTCGCCGGCGCAACGCGCAAGCAGGGACGCAGCGGGACTTTGGACATCTTCGATATCGCCACCGTCTACCGGCGGATCGACACCGGACGGGAGGTGGCGACGCTCGGCTACACGGCCATCAGACGCTATCCGGCGGCCCACGACGGCTCCCTAGCGCCGAAAAGGCACGACAACGCTGTTCCGGATGACGCGACGCTCGTGCTCTCCGCCACGGCGAGTCCGAGGCAGGTAGTCACCTACGCGGTCGCGACGGACGATCTCTATGAAGCGCATTACGACGCCGACTATGCGCGGGAAAGAGAATTCGACGGCCCGATCCTGCATGGATTGCTGAAAATGGCGTGGTTCGCGCGGGCTGCGCTTCAGGTGGCGGGTCCGGACTATGTCGTGCAAGAGATCGCGTCCACCTACCTGGGCACCGATCTGGTGAAGGACGAGTTCTTGGTCTCCGTCCGGAGGTCTGGACCGGCCGACGCGGATGCGCCCGACCGAATGTCTCTCGAGATCTTCGGTGGGACGAGGCCAGGCCACTATTCCACAATCGGGAGCGCGATTGTCAGAAGGAACGGCTCATTCGCCGGACGTTGAGAGAGGGAGGCGCTGCGAGTGCGGTCAGGGTCCAGGTATTCGGTAACGAGATCGAACGGGGTGGAATGTATATGAGAAGACGTGAATTCGACAGGGACTTGTTGCCGCCTGGCGATGGGCAGACGCTGCTCGTCGACGGCGAGTGGAGGACGTCCCGAGAGCTCTTCGACGTCCATGATCCAGCGACTCTGGAGGTGATCGGCTCCGCAGCCGATGGGACGGTCGATGAGGCCCGCGCGGCGGGAGAGAGTGCCGTCGCCGCCTTCGACGGATGGCGGGGACTGGCAGCGGAGGAGCGTTCCGCTCGCCTCCGGCGCGGGTTGGACACGATCCGCGAGCGGTCGGAACCGCTTGCGCGCCTACTCTCCCTGGAGAACGGCAAGCCGTTCCGTGAAGCCCACGGCGAGATCCTGCGTGGCGCGGCGATGCTCGAGTGGGGCATCGAAGAGGGTCGGCGGGTGTACGGAAGGGTGACGCCGTCCTCGTCGGGCACGCGCGGCGTCGTGCTGACGTCCCCCGTCGGGCCCGCGCTCGTGATCACGCCCTGGAACTTCCCCGCGAGCATGCTCATGCGGAAGATGGGTCTCTCGCTGTCGGCCGGCTCGCCCGTCATTGCGAAGCCCGCCGAGCAAACCCCGCTCATCGCGGTCGCGATCGCGAAGATCCTGAACGAGTTCCTACCTGCCGGTGTGGTGAATGTCGTGACCACGTCGCAGCCGGGCGCGGTCGTCGACGAGCTGATGAAGAACCCGCGTATCCGCAAGGTGACTTTCACAGGGTCCACCGAGGTCGGCCTGCGGCTGTTGCGGACGCCGACCTCGATCCTGAAGAGGGTTTCCCTGGAGCTGGGCGGACACACCCCCGCGATCGTCTTTCCCGACGCGGACGTGGAGGCGGCCATCGACAGCATCATGACGGCGAAGTTCGCAAACGCCGGACAGAGTTGCATCTCGATCAACCGGTTGTTCGTGCACTCCGATGTGCGCGACGAAGTGGTCGCCGGGCTGCGTGAGCGGATCGGTCGTCTGCAGATCGGTCATGGGTTCGACGAGGAGACGTCGATCGGTCCTCTGATCGATGCCAACGGTCTGGAGAAGGTCGAGCGCCACGTCGCCGACGCGCGGGAACGTGGCGCAGAGGTT
Proteins encoded:
- a CDS encoding iron-containing alcohol dehydrogenase family protein; amino-acid sequence: MQGTTEFIAPRVTLAGRGTTAKLGEYLVPRGFTTSSVLVVVDDHLRDNEAYLRLERGLRRAELSPTVIGGLGTEPDDGRIDEAAERARGVDYAYVIGVGGGSVMDAAKMLAVLVRNGGGAADWVGPIEPPGGIAPLAFVPSTCGTGAEVTRAAMVTVGGAKRISVSSRYPGGHVVLDPGILDGLPAAVIASTGLDALAHAAEAMMSKDRSWSTVRNSVSAIESLVANIEAAVRGDRDALEECFYASHAAGLALNAGVQLGHSVAYCIANVVHVPHGIASGLALPYCIAYNSRALDGSSTGKVLSRAVTGGLGDTLSDASASLDGLLSRLSMPRSLSDLGISASVAQGMADTCYGDYPRPANPAPLLLASLRDLFAAMHAGDLQAAFSASPGAGDGA
- a CDS encoding citryl-CoA lyase, with the translated sequence MNDASWHVGGLDIATAVGHANAERIEFREHDLVDDLMGVVGYSELLLLAVTGRSPLPEHVRVADAVLVCLADHGMQPSALSARLTYFSAPDAVQGALAAGILGAGSSLLGSMEQAGRLLDTIAAVVEGGAPEDEAVRGCVSSVLSDGGKVPGFGHRLHRAGDPRAARLLRVARENNVASDEVRRLELVGQSVGDRTGRTLHVNATGAAAALLLGMGVPWQLHRGFSVASRIVGLLAHIGEEMTRPVTPAVRDALRSASWLVEDE
- a CDS encoding ABC transporter ATP-binding protein, which codes for MQVKDLVVEFNVGRGRTVHAVSNISFDIARGETLGLVGESGCGKSTTARAIAGLLKSKSGSITFEGQELTSLAPAQLRSIRPRMQVVFQDPISSLNPRRRVRDIVGDPLQVWGRKDPGGELVSRSLEAVGLDPDLVGDRLAHQLSGGQCQRVSIARALILSPELLICDEPVSALDVSVQAQVLNLLEDLKSKFGLTMVFVSHDLGVVRNVTDRTAVMYLGKLCEILPSVELFHFPMHPYTVLLASASDDSSDSAGIEVKTDEMPSAMAPPGGCRFRTRCPFASSICAEEEPMFRELGPGHFVACHHPVTMPRTIPVRAAEAVAS
- a CDS encoding ABC transporter permease — its product is MRAITQRALHLFAVLVVATFATFSLVDLIPGDAAEIVAGEGATEDQVDAVRERLGLNQPMLVRYGAWILNVLQGDLGRSYVTNQSVADTLLARFPVSLEIALVSQAIALAIAIPWALYSAYRENGWFDRIGGVLGFGGLATPSFVLGLVLIYIFAGGVLSIFPATGYVSFDEDPLRNLWSIALPVMCLVPAEAAVYRQVLRSDAISTLRENFVLMAKSKGLPPGQVLRGHVLRPSSLSLITIAGVSIGGVIGGTVIVETMFAVPGMGALLAQSVNERDFMMLQGALLVICVVYVVVNLLVDVGYILLDPRARNS
- a CDS encoding oligopeptide/dipeptide ABC transporter ATP-binding protein — translated: MSDDMKTGSMLLHADDVSVRFTTGRGTITAVDGASFSLAHGEGLGIVGETGSGKTILTRRVMGLVGPGRNTVLSGKVTMDGTELTRLSPKKLRDYWGREIAVILQDPMTSLNPVRRVGSQLMESVRYRRRLSRNEARKLAIELFRSVGLPDAERQLRRFPHELSGGMRQRVAIAIALASEPRVLLADEPTTALDVTVAARILDLLSRKQLEAGMAMILVSHDLRAVRGRTDRVIVMYAGQIVESAPTSVLFADPKVPYSRALLDSVPPRSGPNHVRLQAVPGKPPDPINPPRGCRFSPRCPYAQEKCVAEAPPLTATKEGDRLYRCWFPLGTPEGEKARKVNLERGRTATGLALVPVEGVYH
- a CDS encoding acetate--CoA ligase family protein, with amino-acid sequence MGARQKGDDVRSQRISHIKQLLDPSSIAVVGASNDAEKIGGRPLQILSQRGYEGRLYPVNPKYETIQGLPAYADISDLPSDVEMYIFCVPAQATDELVEKAAAHGAKAGVILSGGFAEVGPEGARLQERLRRIANEHDLALLGPNSLGLASFTNRVCATFATTLSTMPSIEPGDVALLSQSGGTAFNLFTESYWAGARFSHVIATGNEAGLAFADYLSFLATDDATKSVVGYLEGVSDGGELAAALEALRAAGKPVYLLKAGVSEHGRRSVASHTAQFAGDDSAYGALFDRTGVIRLESMDDLVDVSRALTVYPRTDRLAVGTNSGGATAYISDACDRFGVRLADLSSDTGAALGARLPAFAGLSNPVDFTPQVITDHEILADTLQTLDADTDVDGLLVFLGSMEYLHEELLDVLVRTRPTLRNPLSVAWLGVSDEVRAKAAKAGLAVSGDPLRIVRGIGMVQRGRERLADEIAVIEPGEVPVDVTGVQIPDLSHLDEAAATSLLAQLGTRVPASIEISREQDAVAAAERIGYPVFLKLVEPFIAHRARVGAIVGGIQDSTQLANAHQRLVDSFGMSRGIVVEEIPPGPDLMVGVMSDRTFGTRAVIGAGGIWANEIGDLRTIIPPYDAPYLQRELVKLRIFPQIQAAAADIAALAHDLSRVFRRLDALVRSGSLTEFECNPVRIVDGEAIVLDALALRAGDPS
- a CDS encoding NAD-dependent succinate-semialdehyde dehydrogenase produces the protein MRRREFDRDLLPPGDGQTLLVDGEWRTSRELFDVHDPATLEVIGSAADGTVDEARAAGESAVAAFDGWRGLAAEERSARLRRGLDTIRERSEPLARLLSLENGKPFREAHGEILRGAAMLEWGIEEGRRVYGRVTPSSSGTRGVVLTSPVGPALVITPWNFPASMLMRKMGLSLSAGSPVIAKPAEQTPLIAVAIAKILNEFLPAGVVNVVTTSQPGAVVDELMKNPRIRKVTFTGSTEVGLRLLRTPTSILKRVSLELGGHTPAIVFPDADVEAAIDSIMTAKFANAGQSCISINRLFVHSDVRDEVVAGLRERIGRLQIGHGFDEETSIGPLIDANGLEKVERHVADARERGAEVLAGGSRWHPDDATLRGEFFEPTLLAGVDESMIISKEETFGPVLPVFEFTDDDDVIAQANNTTYGLSAYVFGADFDVLWGAMERLEFGVIGVNEVMPNRPELPFGGFKNSGQGREGGNEGIEDYVETKAVAIRTGRGRIM
- a CDS encoding ABC transporter permease, which produces MTTTNRALSRSDIPLGAETDVARKRRFHRRGWRLSKRPDPVLVIAIVWLSALIFAGVFADVLPIANPTLPDYDNLGGPPSLAHPLGGDYLGRDILSRAIYGARVDLVLGFFAVLISVLVGSTLGVIAGYRGGHFGRVVMVMTDVILAFPALVFIIAIVAVFGSSLLILILALGLLGIPSFIRISRAHTMVLRKREFVMAARAYGAKPVRIVLREIVPSLVLPIAAYAFVIIGVFIVAAGALSFLGLGVPPPTPTWGSMIAEGRADLITHPHAALMPAAVMFMTVLSANIIGQHLQGRVDIRETVL
- a CDS encoding FAS1-like dehydratase domain-containing protein, whose amino-acid sequence is MPSDVGAELVPPAFLSAQYVDAFALGIPDSPVRLNGGNSCRWHADVRVGDALERQSSVAGATRKQGRSGTLDIFDIATVYRRIDTGREVATLGYTAIRRYPAAHDGSLAPKRHDNAVPDDATLVLSATASPRQVVTYAVATDDLYEAHYDADYAREREFDGPILHGLLKMAWFARAALQVAGPDYVVQEIASTYLGTDLVKDEFLVSVRRSGPADADAPDRMSLEIFGGTRPGHYSTIGSAIVRRNGSFAGR